The nucleotide sequence CGGAATCCTTTTATTCCCATTGGCACACGTAATGCTATTGGAGATCACGATCGAGATGACAATTTTGTAATGTTGTTTTGGAACTGGCATCGGGGACCACTGCCTCTTCTTCTACGTGAGGAATCGACGTGCAAAAGCACACGGACACAGCTTCGGGTTCAACAGAATCAGAAAACGGGGCTTCGCCTGAGGCTGCGACGAAATTCGACGCCTGGCATACGCTCTCTGTCGATGACATTTCTGGCCGGTTAAAGACAGATCAAGAGGACGGTCTTGCTTCCGCGGAAGCCGCAGAACGACTGAAACGGGTTGGTCCCAATTCGATTGCTCAGGCTGCAGAACGCTCAGCGTTTTCCATTCTCATCTCACAATTCAAAAGCCTGATAGTCGGATTACTGCTCGTCGCCACGGTCATTGCGTTTGCGATGAATGAACAGATCGAGGGAGCGGCAATTCTCGTTGTGATTTTCATTAACGCCATGATCGGATTTTTCACCGAATGGCGGGCCGAACAGGCATTAACCGCGCTGCAACGGCAAACAGTTCCTGTCGCTCATGTCGTCCGCGATGGTCATGAACACGAGATTCCCGCCCAAGATCTCGTCCCCGGTGATCTGGTCGTGCTGTCTGCCGGGACCCGTGTTCCCGCCGATGGGCGCATTCTGGAAGCCGTCCGGCTGCAGATCGAAGAAGCCGTGCTCACGGGAGAATCTGTCCCGGTCACAAAGACGTCCGAACCGATCGCCGAAGACGACGCCGCACTCGGCGATCGCTTGAACATGGCGTTTCTGGGGACCACGATCACCGACGGACGGGGTCGCATGCTCGTCACGTCGACTGGGTCCCAGACCGAAGTCGGCAAAATTGGAACATTGATCAATGAAGTCGTTGCTCGGACGTCCCCTCTCGAACAACAGCTTGCCCAACTAGGTCGGCTGATCATTGGTGTCGTCCTGGTCTTGTGCGTCGTCATCGTGCTGGCCGGTTGGATCAGAGGAACCACGGATTTCTGGCATATGATGGAGATCGGTATCTCGCTCGCCATCGCTGCCGTTCCTGAAGGGCTGCCCGCTGCGACGACCATGACGCTGGCGCTCGGAATGCAGCGAATGGCCAGAACTCGGGCGCTGATCCGCCGACTCCCGGCCGTCGAAACACTGGGTTCGGTCACGGTCATCTGCACGGACAAGACGGGAACGCTCACCCGGAACGAGATGACCGTGCGCACAATCGTTGTCGACCAGCGGCACTATCAGGTGAGCGGCACAGGCTATGAAGTCGAGGGGACGTTCCAGGAAGGCGATCAGACCGTCGAAGTGTCAGCCAGTGAATCGCTCGTCCGGGCGCTGCAAATCGGAATGCTCTGTAACGATGCCGCGATCGAACGCGAGGGGGACGAGACGACCGTTCTGGGGGACCCGACGGAAGCCGCACTGGTAGTCGTCGGCGAAAAAGGGGGGCTCGATCGCGACGTGCTGGCCGACCAATTTCCCCGGATCGGAGAAATCCCGTTCAACAGCGATAACAAACGGATGGTGACGGTGCACCAGACTTCCGACGGTCAACAGATCGAATTCATTAAGGGGTCGCCCGGCAGCCTTCTCGCCGACAGTCAGCATCATCTGAGAGATGGCCAGGCCGTTCCGCTGACATCGGAAGATCGTAAATACTGGGAGGAACAGAACGAAGTCCTTGCCGGCGCGGCTCTCAGGGTTCTCGCGCTCGGCCGACGGGAACGGGCAGAAGGGGACGAAGAGGGCGAGTCAGGCAATCTGGTCTTCATCGGGCTGGTAGGCATGAGTGACCCGCTACGAGAAGAGGCCAAATCAGCGATTGAAGTCTGTCGCACGGCGGGGATCAGGACCGTCATGATGACGGGAGACCAGCAGGCAACCGCCGGCGAAATTGCACGGCAACTGGGAATCGATCGCGACCACGATGGCCGCCCGTTACGACTGGTGCATGGGAAAGAACTGGTCGATCTGGACGACCAGCGCTGGGAACAGGCGGTCGCCGATGCCGGGGTTTTTGCCCGTGTTTCGCCAGAACACAAACTGCGAATCGTGGCGGCTCTGCAGCGACAGGGGCACGTCGTCGCGATGACGGGTGATGGAGTCAACGATGCTCCGGCGCTGAAAGAAGCGGACATCGGAATCGCCATGGGGATCAAGGGGACTGAAGTCGCCAAAGAAAATTCCGACATGGTGATCACCGACGACAATTTCGCCAGTATCGTCGGTGCGATCGAACAGGGTCGAATTATCTACGGCAACATCATCCGGTTCATCCATTATCTTTTCTCGTGCAACCTGTCGGAAGTCATCACCGTCTTTGCGGCCCTCATGATCGGCTGGCCCCTGCCACTGGCGGCACTGCAGATCCTGTGGCTGAATCTGATCACGGACATCTTCCCGGCGTTTGCATTGGCACTCGAACCATCAACGCCCAACATCATGAAGCGGCGACCCCGTGACCCGGATACTCCCATCCTGCCACCTCGTCTTATCTTCCTGATTACCTGGGAAGGGTTGCTGCTCGCCGCAGTGACGCTGCTGGCCTTCGCCGTTGGTTTAAACTGGCACGGCAGCGAAGGGGACGGCTTGAAGCGCGCCACGACGATTGCCTTTATGACCCTGGCACTGTCTCAGGTCTTTCACGCGTTTAACGCGAGGTCCCGCAACGGCTCCGCCTTCACGCGACATCTCTTCGCGAATGCCTGGTTGTGGGGGGCGGTGATCATCTGCGTGCTTCTCCAACTGGCGGCTGTCCATATTCCACTTCTGCAACGAGTGTTGAATACGGTTCCACCCACGTCTTCCGAATGGGCCTTGATCGTCACGTGTTCTTTGATCCCGGTAGCCGTGGTGGAGATTGTCAAACTCGTGCAGCGAATGGCAGGCAAGGGGAGTGACCAGGACTGAGCCGGGTTGAGGGGAATTCCGCTGCGCAAAAACGGGGTCGGGTACTCAAGTTTCCGAACTGGTTCTGGCACGACTTTGACATCATGACTGCCGTCGCCCGTCTGGAAATCTGAACGCCCGACCCCGGATTATTTGCGCCTTTCAGGAGCCGTCGTCGAGGTTATGCGTCAGTCTTTGGTTGACCCGCGACTGACTTAAATGGAGGGATGATCGGTGAAACGAAGTCGGCCGGCTTGACGGTCAGGATGCTGCAATCGCAGGTATCGAGGACTTTCTCGGCAGTGTTACCCAGCAACAGTTCCCGGATGCCGCTGCGGCCAATGGTGCCCAGCACCACCAGATCTGCATTGATGTGCTTCGTCAGCCTGCCGATTTCCTGCCAGGGTGTTCCGTAGCTGAGATGTTGCTGGACGGTCCGGGTTCCGAGATTCAATGAAGAGACAAACTCGTCGAATCGCTTTTTCGCCTCGACGTTGACTTCGCTTCTCAGAGAGCTTCCGTTCGGAATTTTACTCAAGACCTCTTCCGTGGCGTCGAGTGAGTCAATGACATGCACCAGATGCAGTTCGGCATTCGCCTGATTCGCAATCGAGATCGACTCTTGCACCGCCTTGCGGCTGACATCCGAAAAATCTGTCGCTGCGAGGATCCGTTGAGGCTGACTTTGAGTTTCCCCCTTAACAATCCAGACCGAGGCAGGGCAGTTACGAACCAGCCGCTTCGCGGTACTGCCAATGAGAAAGTGCTGCCAGGTCGACATCCCGCGTGTCCCCGCCAATACCAGATCGCAGCCTTCGCTCTGAACGGCTGTCGCAATCTGCAGGTGAGGGGCCCCGAGCAGCGTGATGGGGCGGATCTGATCGCTGCCAATATTCGTCTGAGCGATCAGCTTCTGCATTTTGGCAAGCGAGTCACGCTCGACCTCATGATGGAACGTACTTCCTTCGCCATAGAGGAAGTCTTTCTTCCCCTCGTAGGAAGCCGACTCCAGCAGCTTGCGAATATTGGGAAGGCAATGAGCCAACGTGATCTTCGCACCTGTTTTCTGTGACAGCCAGACAGCCTGCTTCAACGCGGCTTCCGCAGGGGGAGAAAAATCGGTTGCGACGAGGATATGACGGTAGGCAACATGAGCACTGACATCGCTATTCATCTGGAAATCCTTTTACTGAAATTGAACGTGGCCCGGGTGCATCTTCAAAGTTGCAGTGCGTTCGCTTGAAGACTCGACGAAGAGAATGCATGTACTCCGCGACTCGTTGTCGCCCGCGAGGATGGATACGGTAGCAGGAAATCACCGACATCAGAGCCCGAAATTGAAGTGCCCACAGGGAAATTGTCTCGGTTCGAGTCATAAAAATCGCAAAACCACGACTCCAGTGCGCCTGGAGTCGCGTTCGAGACTGAATTTCCCACTACGGGACTGCTGGATTAAATTATTTGAAACCCAGGACACGATGACAAGCAGCAGGCTCGTAAAAAGAAAGAACCGTCCGCGACCGTTGCCCCCGGCGCAGACGACGGAGTGCCACTCCCTCGTCGCATTCACCGCCGTTGTACTGATCGCCGTTATAAAAATGCTGGTCATCAGACGGGAGCGAAATGCTGTTCGAGACCAGACATCTCAACAATTCGCGCTTTCCGGGGTCAAATCAGGAATGCGCGTTCGAATCGCGAAATCTCGCAACAGACTGCGGCGACTTGCAGAGGCGCATGGCAACCCGTTGTGGCGCACTCTTCACGAGTCAGCTTGTAGCGGAGTGAAAATCCGGCGGGACGGATTCACGAAGGCCCAGCACAGTGCCCCCACCAGATATGTCGCAGCGAACAGAATCAGGACGAGATTCCAGTCCTCGGTTTGCTGGAACAGTTCGCCGACGATGATCGGGCAAACCGCCACTGCCAGATTGCCCGCCATGTTGACTGTACCCAGTGTTTGTGCAACGCGCGCTCCACCGATATCAATCACGGCCGCCCCCATCGCCGGACCAGCGAACGACCCGCAGAAGACCGCGACGGCCAGTAACATCAACGCCGCAGTCATGTCCTGCACATACCAGCTTCCCAGAATGAGCAATCCACATATTCCCAGTGAATACGCCCCGATTCCACTTCGGCTGAGCCAGAGACTTCCGGTCCGTTTCCAGACCCAGTCAACGAGAAGTCCGCCGAGCAGGCTCCCACCCAATGCTCCGGCAAAAACGATTCCCTGCATGTAGCCTGACTGCGCGATGGACACACCCCGGGTTTGCTGCAGAAAGGTCGGAAACCAGCTCGCGAAGAACATATAGCCTGCCGCACGGCAAATCTGTTGACCGCAAATCAGCAACAGGCCCAGGTGACTGAACATCGCCAGCCAGTTCGTTCGGTCTGCTTCATTCTCCTGCCGAGAGACATCGTCAGGAGAGACATTCGCGCTAATGAGTTCCCGCTCCGCAGAGTTAACGCCGGCGCAGCCCTCAGGACGATCCCGGAATCGAATGAAGAAGATCAAGGCCCAGACAAAACCGGGTAGAGCGAAGAGAATGAAGACACTTCTCCACGTCATCACCTCCATCCACGTCATCACCTTCACCTCCAGCAGTCGCCCCGTAAGGACGCTGGCCGCGATGGCGCCGACTTGCATTCCTACCGCCAGCAGACCGCACCCGAGCGATCGCTGCGACATCGGCATCCAGTACTTAATGGAATTGATCGAAGCAGGAAAAAAACCCGCTTGGGCAATTCCCATCACCATTTGAGCGACAATCAACAATGCAAAACTGGAAGAGAGGGCGGTGCCGAACATGGCCGCTGACCAGGCGACCGCAAAGCAGGTCATCGCCAGTCGCGTACCAAACCGATACGAGAACGATCCGGTCGGAATTTGAAACAGGGCATACGTCCAGAAGAAAGCCCCCATGAACTGGCCAGATTCCGCCAGGGTTAATCCCAGATCATCCCGGATACGGCTCTCTGCCACGCCAATCGAATTTCGGCACAAATAGGCCAGCCCGCTGGCCGTCGCTAGCCAGCCAATCGCCCGGTAGCGAACGGCCGTTGCACGCAGACTCCCGTCCCACACGATCTCTGATGAAGAGGAAAGTTCCTGGGTGGGTCGCTGGAACGTGGGATCTTCCAACGACTCGACTTGTCCAACCGATGTCTGATCGTCATCGAACGTTTTCATCGTCGAGTCCTCCCACGTATGGTGCTGCGGGTTTGTTGGTCGCCACTTATCGAATCGTGGCCTGCAGCCTCAGAAACAGTCGATCCACCTCGGCCTGAGTTTCGGGATCGAGTTCCCAGCCAACCGGTTGCCGTTGAACAGTGTTGGGAAAAATCCCCCGTTTCTTCATCAGATACTTTTCGATCGACAGGAATCCATCCAGACCGGCAGAGAGTTGCAACGCGACGAGTCCGCAAATCGGCAATGAGAGCTGATAGATCCGCTCGTCATCCCCGGCTTTGAGCGCTCGCCAGAGGGAGATCACACCATCCAGCAGATCCGTACCGGGCATCGTTCCCTGAATGCCGCGACGGTAACAGTCGACCAGATTGATGCCCCCCGACCCTTCGAAGATCTTTGCCTGTCCCTTGGTCGCATCTCGCAATCGGGACAAATTTGGTCCGAGCGGATGCGCCTCTGGCTTGAAAAAGATCCGTTCAGGGCCGAACCGATGAAGCAGTTCCAGATAGACATCCAGCGAAATGGCGGCTCCTACATAACCGGAGGCATCCTGGACAATCAGCGGAATCGAAACTCGTTCGGCAATCGCCCCGAAGTAGTCACGTGTCTTGAAAGCAGGCAACCGGGTGGCGATGGGTGGGATTGCCATCACGGCGCTGGCCCCATGGCGGGCAGCATGCTCGGCCAGTTGGCACGCCTCGGCCGTGCTCTCAGCGCCGACGCTGATCACCGAGAATCCGCGGCCCTGAGCACGCCGGCAGACGAATTCTGCCAGTTCACGGCGCAGTTCTACGGGAAGCCGACAGACTTCACTGACCATGGCGACTACGACACCGTCCGCACCAACCTCGAACGCCCAGTCGATCTCTCGCTCCAGCGTGGGCCAGTCAATCGACTCATCCTCGAAAAAGGGAGTATGGAGGACGGGCAGCACACCCTGGAGCGTGTCCTGTTCACGGGAAACCGTCATGAAGAGTTATTCCTGTCGCTGCGGTACTCAGATCAAAGCAAATTCCGTCGCCCAGAATCTGCTCGCTACAAATCGTTCGTCGTCGGGCGCACCAGAGCGCAGGTCAGCGCAGCGTCCAGCTCATCAATGGGCCTCCACGCGCTGGACCGGCTGGCCAGATCACCAATCGCCCACCGCACCGTCGCTGTAGAAGGTTCGCTGCAGTACTTCCTGCTGGAACGGATACTTCTTGATCGCCTCTTCATTGACGGTGACCCCCAGCCCGGGACGCGTATTGGGAGTGACGGTCCTTGTTCGAGGGTCAATCACGTAGCCCTCATCGACAACTTCATCACGCCACGGAACGTCCTGATGCACGGATTCACAGATGATATAGTTCGGTTGCGAGAACCCGAATTCCAGCGAGGCGGCCGTGCTGACGGGCCCTTGTGGATTATGGGGCGCCAGGGCAATCCGGTGAGCGTCCGCCAGAGCCGCGATTCGCCGCGCTTCAGTGAAGCCACCACAATGAGTCAGATCAAGCTGACAGATTTCACATCCGCGGACAGCGAACAGGTCCCGGAACGCCGCCAGATGAGTCAATCGTTCCCCTGTTGCGATCGGAGTAACTACCGCGGCATTGATCGCGGCCAGACCATCCAGACTTTCCGGCCAGCAGGGTTCTTCGAAGAAATAGAGGCCATATTGATCCAGAGCCTGCGCGAACTGCATCCCCATGGCCGGGGAAGGGCGAGCGTGGCAGTCGACCATAATATCAATGTCGTCACCGACAGCGTCGCGCATCGCGGACACGCAGGCATCGGCCGCCTTGATCGAACGCATCCCCTCGATCGGCATCGTCGGGGGGACCGCCATCGATTTGAAGGCGGTGAATCCTTCCTCAACCGCCTGCCGAGCCAGATCGGCGAACTGATTCGCGTTGTCGACGGGAGTTTCATAGAAGCTCTCGAGGTTTCCCCCGCCCAGATGACAATAGAGTCGGATCGAGTTGCGTACCGGGCCGCCCCAAAGGTGATGGCATGGCACGCCATGAATCTTGCCCAGAATGTCCCAGAGAGCCAGGTCGATTCCGGCGATGGCAGTCGATCGTACGATGCCGTTCCCGTGCCAGAAGTGCTGTCGCCACATCATCTGCCACAGGTATTCCACCCGACGCGGATCTTCCCCCACAAGTAACTGACAGAGATCTTCGATCGCGCCCACCACGCTGCGGGTATGCCACTCGAGCGTTGCTTCACCCCATCCGACGAGCCCCGGCTGATTC is from Schlesneria sp. DSM 10557 and encodes:
- a CDS encoding dihydrodipicolinate synthase family protein, whose translation is MTVSREQDTLQGVLPVLHTPFFEDESIDWPTLEREIDWAFEVGADGVVVAMVSEVCRLPVELRRELAEFVCRRAQGRGFSVISVGAESTAEACQLAEHAARHGASAVMAIPPIATRLPAFKTRDYFGAIAERVSIPLIVQDASGYVGAAISLDVYLELLHRFGPERIFFKPEAHPLGPNLSRLRDATKGQAKIFEGSGGINLVDCYRRGIQGTMPGTDLLDGVISLWRALKAGDDERIYQLSLPICGLVALQLSAGLDGFLSIEKYLMKKRGIFPNTVQRQPVGWELDPETQAEVDRLFLRLQATIR
- a CDS encoding cation-translocating P-type ATPase — protein: MQKHTDTASGSTESENGASPEAATKFDAWHTLSVDDISGRLKTDQEDGLASAEAAERLKRVGPNSIAQAAERSAFSILISQFKSLIVGLLLVATVIAFAMNEQIEGAAILVVIFINAMIGFFTEWRAEQALTALQRQTVPVAHVVRDGHEHEIPAQDLVPGDLVVLSAGTRVPADGRILEAVRLQIEEAVLTGESVPVTKTSEPIAEDDAALGDRLNMAFLGTTITDGRGRMLVTSTGSQTEVGKIGTLINEVVARTSPLEQQLAQLGRLIIGVVLVLCVVIVLAGWIRGTTDFWHMMEIGISLAIAAVPEGLPAATTMTLALGMQRMARTRALIRRLPAVETLGSVTVICTDKTGTLTRNEMTVRTIVVDQRHYQVSGTGYEVEGTFQEGDQTVEVSASESLVRALQIGMLCNDAAIEREGDETTVLGDPTEAALVVVGEKGGLDRDVLADQFPRIGEIPFNSDNKRMVTVHQTSDGQQIEFIKGSPGSLLADSQHHLRDGQAVPLTSEDRKYWEEQNEVLAGAALRVLALGRRERAEGDEEGESGNLVFIGLVGMSDPLREEAKSAIEVCRTAGIRTVMMTGDQQATAGEIARQLGIDRDHDGRPLRLVHGKELVDLDDQRWEQAVADAGVFARVSPEHKLRIVAALQRQGHVVAMTGDGVNDAPALKEADIGIAMGIKGTEVAKENSDMVITDDNFASIVGAIEQGRIIYGNIIRFIHYLFSCNLSEVITVFAALMIGWPLPLAALQILWLNLITDIFPAFALALEPSTPNIMKRRPRDPDTPILPPRLIFLITWEGLLLAAVTLLAFAVGLNWHGSEGDGLKRATTIAFMTLALSQVFHAFNARSRNGSAFTRHLFANAWLWGAVIICVLLQLAAVHIPLLQRVLNTVPPTSSEWALIVTCSLIPVAVVEIVKLVQRMAGKGSDQD
- a CDS encoding universal stress protein: MNSDVSAHVAYRHILVATDFSPPAEAALKQAVWLSQKTGAKITLAHCLPNIRKLLESASYEGKKDFLYGEGSTFHHEVERDSLAKMQKLIAQTNIGSDQIRPITLLGAPHLQIATAVQSEGCDLVLAGTRGMSTWQHFLIGSTAKRLVRNCPASVWIVKGETQSQPQRILAATDFSDVSRKAVQESISIANQANAELHLVHVIDSLDATEEVLSKIPNGSSLRSEVNVEAKKRFDEFVSSLNLGTRTVQQHLSYGTPWQEIGRLTKHINADLVVLGTIGRSGIRELLLGNTAEKVLDTCDCSILTVKPADFVSPIIPPFKSVAGQPKTDA
- the dgoD gene encoding galactonate dehydratase, with amino-acid sequence MKITAIETHVCHARMRNWIFVKVITNQPGLVGWGEATLEWHTRSVVGAIEDLCQLLVGEDPRRVEYLWQMMWRQHFWHGNGIVRSTAIAGIDLALWDILGKIHGVPCHHLWGGPVRNSIRLYCHLGGGNLESFYETPVDNANQFADLARQAVEEGFTAFKSMAVPPTMPIEGMRSIKAADACVSAMRDAVGDDIDIMVDCHARPSPAMGMQFAQALDQYGLYFFEEPCWPESLDGLAAINAAVVTPIATGERLTHLAAFRDLFAVRGCEICQLDLTHCGGFTEARRIAALADAHRIALAPHNPQGPVSTAASLEFGFSQPNYIICESVHQDVPWRDEVVDEGYVIDPRTRTVTPNTRPGLGVTVNEEAIKKYPFQQEVLQRTFYSDGAVGDW
- a CDS encoding MFS transporter yields the protein MKTFDDDQTSVGQVESLEDPTFQRPTQELSSSSEIVWDGSLRATAVRYRAIGWLATASGLAYLCRNSIGVAESRIRDDLGLTLAESGQFMGAFFWTYALFQIPTGSFSYRFGTRLAMTCFAVAWSAAMFGTALSSSFALLIVAQMVMGIAQAGFFPASINSIKYWMPMSQRSLGCGLLAVGMQVGAIAASVLTGRLLEVKVMTWMEVMTWRSVFILFALPGFVWALIFFIRFRDRPEGCAGVNSAERELISANVSPDDVSRQENEADRTNWLAMFSHLGLLLICGQQICRAAGYMFFASWFPTFLQQTRGVSIAQSGYMQGIVFAGALGGSLLGGLLVDWVWKRTGSLWLSRSGIGAYSLGICGLLILGSWYVQDMTAALMLLAVAVFCGSFAGPAMGAAVIDIGGARVAQTLGTVNMAGNLAVAVCPIIVGELFQQTEDWNLVLILFAATYLVGALCWAFVNPSRRIFTPLQADS